DNA from Lentilitoribacter sp. Alg239-R112:
TTTTCAATTCATAACCAATTCCGCCCGACCCAACAAAACCTAGAATGGCAGAGGCACGAATATTTATTTCAAAACGTAGAAGAGCATAACTCAAGTAATTCGGAATCACCTGTGGGATGATACCGAGCCACATGCGCTGGAACCATGTCGCCCCAACAGATTGGAGACCTTCCACCGACTTAATATCTGCATTTTCATTAACCTCGGAAAATAACTTTCCCAAAGCACCGACTGTGTGAAGTGCAATCGCAATCATGGCAGGAACCGGTCCACCTCCCATAATAAAGATCAAAACGAGCGCGATAACAATTTCTGGCATCGCACGCAAAATATCCATTGAGCGACGAAACACAGGAATTAGTCTTGGCCATTTTGCGAGCCCACGAGTTGCGAGCAGTGAGATAAATACGGCAAAAATCGCACCGATAAGCGTTGCTGCACCTGCAATGTTTATCGTTTCAAGCAAGCTGGGCAGAAAATGTAAAAAATGATCCGGAAACTGCACAATTTTTTCACTTGCATCGGCTAGCATCTCATTTGGAAAATCAAAAATATTGGGCAAACCATCCCAAAAACCGCCTGCGTTTCGATCATTGGCTGTCATGAAGCCGCCGACAAGAAGTGCAACGAACACTGCCAATAAAATTGCATTATAAATTTGCTTACGCTGAACTTGTGCTAAATATTTTTCACGCAATTCAGTCGTTGCGGAGTTTGGTATTGTTTGAGATGACATAAGCTATCTTTAACGAGAGATGTAGGTATTAAAACAAAGGACCACCCTGTTAAGAGTGGCCCTCAAAAGCGCTGAAAATCGATTAGTTTGATTTCAATTTGCGAGCTTCGATAATGACTTCATAAGCATCATGCGTGATTGGCATGAAGCCTTTTGTTTCACCGGCTGCAACGCCATAAGCACAATCAGGGTCCATAGATTGCAGCGAAGCGACTAGGCCAGTCATCTTTACTTTAACATCTGCTGGAAGTGCTTTACGAAGAACGATTGGACCTTCTGGAATTGTTTTTGATTGCCAGATTTTGACCATGTCATTCATGTCAACCAAACCGGCATCAACGGCCTTGCGAAGCGCACCTGAATTGTAACCGTCTTCCCATTCGCCAAGGCCATCAGCCCAGGTTACACCGCCGGCGATTTCACCGTTTGCAACAGCGACAATTGTTTGCTCATGACCGCCAGTGAATTTTACTTCACCGAAATAGTCACCAGATTCCATTGTGGCATTGATATTTTGCGGAATTTCGATTGACGGGATCAAATAACCTGATGTTGAATTTGGATCGCCAAAACCAAATGTTTTACCTTTAAGGTCTTCAAGTGACTTCACGCCTGAATCTTTACGTGCAAAACCAACTGAATAATAACCGTAACCGCCGTCAACATTAACTTTAACAAGCACTGGCTCAACAGCTTCCGGATCAGAAAGGTAGGTCTTTGCATAACCAGATGCACCAAGCCAAGCCATGTCAATTGTACCGCCAAGAAGGCCCTGGATCACACCAGCATAATCAGCGGGCGCGAACAATTTTGTTTCAACACCAAGAAGCTCAGTCGTTTTATCAGCAAGACACTGGTACGAATTCATACGGTCTTGCGCATTTTCACCACCGAGGATGCCGATGCGGAATTCGGAAATTTTTTCCATGCTGTCAGCAAATGCTGCACCTGTCATGAGTGTCGTTGCCATTAGGGCAATAGCTAATTTTTTCATTATCTAATTTCTCCATTAAAGACATAAAAAACCCCGTACATTTCGGGGCTGGGTCATATCATGCAAGCGTTTCTAGCTTGTGATTAGTCTGGGCAAGTGTCTCAACGCTTGTTGAAGTTGCCGATTCTGAAAAGCTCTCATCAGCGCCATAAATTTCACGCGCTGCACCAGCGGTGAGTTCTGCGCCCGTGCCATCAAAGACGATTTTGCCATCACGCATACCAATAACGCGATCGCAATATTTGCGTGCAGTATCAAGTGTGTGAAGATTACATATGACGAGACGTCCATCTTCATCATGGATACGCCTTAGGCTATCCATAACGATCTGTGCATTCATCGGGTCAAGCGATGCGATAGGCTCATCGGCCAAAACAATTTGCGGATCTT
Protein-coding regions in this window:
- the phnE gene encoding phosphonate ABC transporter, permease protein PhnE, with protein sequence MSSQTIPNSATTELREKYLAQVQRKQIYNAILLAVFVALLVGGFMTANDRNAGGFWDGLPNIFDFPNEMLADASEKIVQFPDHFLHFLPSLLETINIAGAATLIGAIFAVFISLLATRGLAKWPRLIPVFRRSMDILRAMPEIVIALVLIFIMGGGPVPAMIAIALHTVGALGKLFSEVNENADIKSVEGLQSVGATWFQRMWLGIIPQVIPNYLSYALLRFEINIRASAILGFVGSGGIGYELKNAMSWGKGRYDEAAVIFILLFLTIVFVDQVSSYARNKLVGESR
- the phnD gene encoding phosphonate ABC transporter substrate-binding protein; this translates as MKKLAIALMATTLMTGAAFADSMEKISEFRIGILGGENAQDRMNSYQCLADKTTELLGVETKLFAPADYAGVIQGLLGGTIDMAWLGASGYAKTYLSDPEAVEPVLVKVNVDGGYGYYSVGFARKDSGVKSLEDLKGKTFGFGDPNSTSGYLIPSIEIPQNINATMESGDYFGEVKFTGGHEQTIVAVANGEIAGGVTWADGLGEWEDGYNSGALRKAVDAGLVDMNDMVKIWQSKTIPEGPIVLRKALPADVKVKMTGLVASLQSMDPDCAYGVAAGETKGFMPITHDAYEVIIEARKLKSN